The genomic stretch CAACACCACGAGGTTCTGCAATGGTGACAAGATCCCGACAGAGGGGAATATATTTTCGGAGACACCCGATATTGATATTCCTTCAAGCTCCAATAGCTTAATATCAAGTGAATACAACTACTATGCGGTCATGGATTCAAGAAATATCTGCCCATGCGACTGGCATGTTCCCTCAGATGAAGATTGGATAGAACTGGAAAAATACTTGGGTATGCCAATAGAGGAAGCCTATAACTGGGGGCCTCGTGGGAATATCCAAAATATAAGTGTAAAGCTAATGACCAGATCCATAGATTGGGAATATGTGGGTTTTGGAGGCAGTGATGAGTACGGATTAAATATCACTCCAAATACCTACTCCAGAGGCTATCAGGCGTATTGGACATCTACTTATTCACATGAAGAAGATTACCAAGGCACGGTCCTACCTCTTGGTATCATCCGTTACTTTTCTCCCTATTCTAGGAGCATTGACAGAGAAACTGAATTTCCACACAATCTTTCTGTAAGGTGTGTTAAAGACTAATTCTTCCCTACCATTAACAGCATTATCATGAAAAATAATTTTATAATAATTGCCATCATTACTTTGTTATGGGGATCATGTACCCATGAGCGAGACCAACATTCTCCAGTGGGCAAAGTACAGCTGACGACATTATCCCTAGAAAGTTTTGGAGTAATCAACCCCAATGCAAGGACAACGGAAAATTCTTCTTGGAAGCATATTTTGCCGGAAGAAGCTACTTTGGTATTTACCAATAAATCCACTGGACAAGGCACCACCCTGTTCGTTGACCCTAGACAGTTCGGCAAAGACCTTTACGTCCAGTTACCTTTTGGTGATTATAATTATCGGATGGAAATCGAGGGAGATATATTTGAGGATTATTTGCCCATTGAAGTCAGTGGGGATTTTACGTTGGATCAGCATGTATTGTCCTTGTCCCTTGTTGCCCAAACGTCCTATGGACTGGTGACGGTGGAAGCTGCCCACATCGAAAGGGCATTGCTCAATGAAACGTACGAAATGCCCCTCACGACCGATGGAAAAAATTATTATACCTATGTAAAAGAAGGCATCCACCCTACCTTGACCGTTTACGAATATTTTAATGGACAGGCTATAAGTCTTGAAACACAAATCCCTTCTCAACACCACGAGCATTTTTACCTCAAGATCACTGAAGACCAAGGGGAAGTGAATTTCGTAAGCTTGGCCATAGGAATGTTTACCTATCATGAAGAAAGCATCGATATCATTGCTGGTGATGGGTGGGTAAAAGACGCAGATGGCAATATTTATAAAACCGTAAAAATAGGCAACCAGTACTGGATGGCAGAAAATCTACGCGCCAC from Echinicola soli encodes the following:
- a CDS encoding fibrobacter succinogenes major paralogous domain-containing protein, whose product is MKNNFIIIAIITLLWGSCTHERDQHSPVGKVQLTTLSLESFGVINPNARTTENSSWKHILPEEATLVFTNKSTGQGTTLFVDPRQFGKDLYVQLPFGDYNYRMEIEGDIFEDYLPIEVSGDFTLDQHVLSLSLVAQTSYGLVTVEAAHIERALLNETYEMPLTTDGKNYYTYVKEGIHPTLTVYEYFNGQAISLETQIPSQHHEHFYLKITEDQGEVNFVSLAIGMFTYHEESIDIIAGDGWVKDADGNIYKTVKIGNQYWMAENLRATTYCNGDPLEVIRPEYNYFLQGANLYPDFVVEEESDYSDQPIYFYNPKAALSDKNICPCDWHVSTDQDWMELEQVLGIPENELTNRVRGEAQMAADQLMALDWEEIHGYLPSDVTITDPFGFSAYPYGFYLDDWVGTNQYEGYAWYNQNYDLAWWSVIENDVLSREIRTVNDLFDSSPIYRDDNPSKDMLTIRCVKDN